One Thermus hydrothermalis genomic region harbors:
- a CDS encoding DUF4388 domain-containing protein: MALFGSLNSLPLEEILQMLSHKEGALEIWNLKGMPATTLYLKPGFIRSVDQNGKPLDPVAAKATLQALLSAREGSFEFLPGARPSHKVRLNLPVEKVLLGFITLQDELERYRPFLPHPEALFQAAGNFPKDPRFKEFFCQALPHLERGASAQELAQKLQLPLDHVRLYLYRLQLLGMVERLEGQERGQLARGLMAQLRGLWNRKG, from the coding sequence AATTTTGCAGATGCTTTCCCACAAGGAGGGGGCCTTGGAGATTTGGAACCTCAAGGGGATGCCCGCCACCACCCTGTACCTCAAGCCGGGCTTTATCCGCTCCGTGGACCAAAACGGCAAGCCCCTGGATCCCGTGGCGGCCAAGGCAACCCTTCAAGCCCTGCTTTCCGCCCGGGAGGGGAGCTTTGAGTTCCTGCCGGGGGCAAGGCCTTCCCACAAGGTGCGCTTAAATCTGCCCGTGGAGAAGGTGCTCTTGGGCTTTATCACCCTCCAAGACGAGCTAGAGCGGTACCGGCCATTCCTGCCCCACCCCGAGGCCCTTTTCCAGGCGGCGGGAAACTTTCCCAAGGACCCCCGTTTTAAGGAGTTCTTCTGTCAAGCCCTTCCCCACCTGGAGCGAGGCGCCTCGGCGCAGGAGCTCGCGCAAAAGCTCCAGCTACCCCTGGACCACGTGCGCCTCTACCTATATCGGCTTCAGCTTTTGGGGATGGTGGAGCGCCTTGAGGGCCAGGAAAGGGGTCAACTTGCTCGGGGCTTGATGGCCCAGCTTAGAGGCCTGTGGAACCGAAAGGGGTAG
- a CDS encoding HD-GYP domain-containing protein, whose protein sequence is MRLLVVDDDPVQRRLLMRALAPLEVEVVEARNGQEALDLFRDGLPHVVLTDLHMPVMDGLELTRRVKSQDPLLPVILLTADGEREMRLKGIEAGADDLLNRPVDLAELRLRVKGHLERRRLQERLEDLERTLLALMRAVEMKDAYTAGHRERVARYALWTAEELGAREEERRDLYLGALLHDVGKIAIPDHILRGGYTLTEAEWRLIREHPVKGDEILKPLRAYPRLRPYVRWHHEKLDGSGYPDGITEVPPLVQAVAVADIYDALTSVRTYRHPARPEEALEALRKEADQGRLSQEVVRAFRSALLRNRALR, encoded by the coding sequence ATGCGCCTCTTGGTGGTGGACGATGACCCGGTGCAGCGCCGCCTCCTCATGCGGGCCCTAGCCCCCTTGGAGGTGGAGGTGGTGGAGGCCAGGAATGGCCAGGAGGCCCTGGACCTTTTCAGGGATGGCTTGCCCCACGTGGTCCTCACCGACCTCCATATGCCCGTGATGGACGGGCTGGAGCTCACGCGGCGGGTCAAGTCCCAAGACCCGCTCCTTCCCGTCATCCTCCTCACCGCCGACGGCGAGCGGGAGATGCGGCTAAAGGGGATTGAGGCGGGGGCGGACGATCTCCTAAACCGGCCCGTGGACCTGGCGGAACTCCGCCTTAGGGTCAAGGGGCACCTGGAAAGACGGCGCCTCCAGGAACGCCTGGAGGACCTGGAGCGCACCCTGCTCGCCCTCATGCGGGCGGTGGAGATGAAGGACGCCTACACCGCCGGCCACAGGGAAAGGGTGGCCCGCTACGCCCTTTGGACGGCGGAGGAGCTGGGTGCCCGGGAGGAGGAGCGTAGGGACCTCTACCTGGGGGCTTTGCTGCACGATGTGGGGAAGATCGCCATTCCCGACCACATCCTGCGGGGCGGCTACACCCTCACGGAGGCGGAGTGGCGCCTTATCCGGGAGCACCCGGTGAAGGGGGACGAGATCCTGAAGCCCCTCAGGGCCTACCCCCGCCTCCGCCCCTACGTGCGCTGGCACCACGAGAAGCTGGACGGCTCCGGCTACCCGGACGGGATCACCGAGGTGCCCCCTTTGGTCCAAGCGGTGGCCGTCGCCGACATCTACGATGCCCTTACCAGCGTGCGCACCTACCGCCACCCGGCAAGGCCAGAGGAGGCCCTGGAAGCCCTGAGGAAGGAAGCGGACCAGGGCCGGCTTTCCCAGGAAGTGGTGCGGGCTTTTAGGAGCGCCCTTTTGCGAAACCGCGCCCTGCGTTAA